From the Neobacillus sp. PS3-34 genome, the window CATGGTGAAAAGTCAGCATGGCTGGCTGTTATCGGTTTTGCTATCATCATGTTTAACCTAGTTGCGGTAAATCTCGTTATTGCGGGATTACATTCATATGCAGGGTCTTAATTTTATCCTGATTATTAATAGCCTTCACTTTTTAAAAGTGGAGGCTTTTTAAAAAATTGCGAGAGATAATAAGGTTTGCTGCTGTTTACAAAACTAAATTGTAGACAAATGGTGAACCTTTAAATAATTATTAAGTTTATTCACATGAAAAGCATGGTAAATTGACAGTCCATTTTGTAAAATATCTGCATGAGGGGGAATATTGATGGATAAAAACGTTAAGATTTTAGTAGTTGATGATGAAGAGAGAATCCGCCGCTTATTAAAAATGTACCTAGAGCGAGAAGAGTACACCATTGACGAAGCAGAAGATGGAAACGAAGCTCTTGTTAAAGCATTAGCAAATGACTATGATGTTATTCTTCTGGACCTCATGATGCCTGGAAAAGACGGGATTGAAGTTTGCCGTGAACTTAGGGAGAAAAAAGCTACCCCTGTCATTATGCTGACTGCAAAAGGTGAAGAAATTAACCGTGTCCAAGGCTTTGAAGTAGGGACAGATGATTATATTGTAAAACCATTCAGCCCACGTGAAGTGGTTCTTCGAGTGAAAGCACTTTTACGTAGATCCTCACAAACAAGTTATTTACAAACGGATACAACAACGAAGGATGTCATTGTGTTTCCGCATTTAACGATTGATAACGATGCTCACAGGGTAACTGCAGATGGCAAAGAGGTCAGTTTAACTCCCAAAGAGTATGAACTTCTATATTTCTTAGCAAAATCACCGGATAAAGTATTTGATCGTGAAGCACTTCTGAAAGAAGTGTGGCATTATGAATTTTTTGGTGACCTCCGTACAGTTGATACCCATGTTAAAAGGCTTCGAGAAAAGCTAAATAAGGTTTCAGAAGAAGCAGCAAGAATGATCGTAACAGTTTGGGGTGTGGGGTACAAGTTCGAGGTTGTGAATGAATGATTTTTTTAAGAAGTGTTGTAGGTAAACTATGGTTTACCATTCTTTTGCTCGTTTCATTTATACTGTTTATTTTAACGGTATTGTTGCTTGAGTTTTTTGAAAGTCACAATATAGATGTTACCAAGAAAGCACTCACTGAGACCGCAGAGAAAATTGCGAATGTTTTGGAGCAGCATAAAAATGATCCAATTGGTCTGGAAATTTCTTGGGAAGTTATTGATGATGTGACTAAGGTAGTAATCATTAAAAATGATCATGAAATTTATTACTCTCCCAATACTGAAAAGGCCAAGAAGCTGACGCTTGCCGATATTAAGAGGGATCCGGAGTTATCCAAGGTGTTTAATGGGAAGAAACAAGTTGAGAAGGTTTCTTCCCTATCTCTTGATAAGGGTAAAAATAGCGGTGCTGTTTACTCCATAATCGGTGTTCCACTTCATCAGGCGGGTGGAAAAAATGGTGCCGTTTTTATTTATCAATCTCTAGAGGTCATTAAAGAAACAACCAGTTCAACGACCAAGTTTATTATCCTTGTCGCCGGAGTAGCGATTGTATTAACAACCATTTTCGCCTTCTTTTTATCTACAAGAATTACCGCACCCCTAAGAAAAATGAGGGAAGCTGCTTTTGAGGTTGCAAGAGGAAAATTCGATACGAAGGTCCCTATTCTAACTCGTGATGAAATTGGCGAACTGGCGACAGCCTTTAATCAGATGGGCAGACAGCTGAAATTTAACATAAATGCCCTCAGCCAGGAGAAAGAACAGTTAGCGAGCATATTAAGCAGCATGGCGGACGGTGTTATTACGTTTAACAGGGATGGTACAATCCTGATTACCAATCCGCCTGCGGATCGTTTTCTCCAGCATTGGTATTACGATAAAGACAGCAATATAACAAATAATGAAGCAGTACCTTCGCAGGTGATGGCACTTTTCCAACAAGCGGTAGACACGGAGAAGGAACAAATCGGTGAAATTTCTCTTCAGGGGCGGTATTGGGTCATAATTGTCAGTCCGCTTTACAGCAATACGTTTATTCGTGGAGCAGTTGCAGTTGTCAGAGATATGACTGAAGAACGGCAGCTGGATAAGTTAAGAAAAGACTTTATTGCAAATGTTTCTCACGAGCTGCGAACACCGATTTCAATGCTGCAAGGATATAGTGAAGCGATTATAGATGATATTGCCGGTACAGATGAAGAGAAAAAAGAAATGGCAAGAGTTATTTATGATGAATCATTAAGAATGGGCCGCCTTGTAAATGAACTTTTGGATTTGGCGCGTATGGAAGCCGGGCATATTCAGCTGACTATTGATGAAGTGAACATTTCCACCTATATCACTAGGATCATCCGTAAGTTCCAAGGACTCGCAAAGGACAATGACATTAACCTGACGACAAACATAAGCAGTGAGGATCTCCGTTTTTCCTTCGATCCCGACAGAATTGAACAAGTTCTAACGAATCTGATTGATAATGCCATCCGACATACCCCAAAAAATGGAGAAGTATCTGTCTCGGTCCATCCAGAGGAAAAAGGGATCGGTGTGGAAGTAAAGGATTCTGGCTTAGGAATACCTGTCGAAGACCTGCCATTTGTTTTTGAAAGATTCTATAAGGCTGACAAGGCACGCACAAGAGGAAAAGCAGGTGGCACAGGTGCATTGCAATTGCTAAAAACATTATAGATGCGCATCGAGGCCATATATCTGTTCAGAGCAAAGAGGACCAGGGAACGACATTTTCCTTCTTTTTACCTCGAAAATAAGAAAAATAACAGGCTTTATGCCGATTGTTCTTGATTCACGGGAAACATTCCGAAATATATGCCTGCTTGATAAGGACCCATCTCTTAAAAAGATGGGTCTTTTTACGCTCTGTTTTTACCAAATAATCCCTTCCTTTTTTTGTATAAACAGTCTATATTTAGAGATGTAACTTTTTATAAATAGAATACGACTAATTTAATGAACGGGGAGGGAAATCGATGGACTCCGTTTTCGATGAACTTTATCAAAAATATCATCATGACGTTTTCCAGTTTCTTTTTTATATGGTCAGGAATAAGGAACAAGCAGAGGATCTCGTCCAGGAAGTTTATATACGTGTTTTGAAATCATACGGAAAGTTTGAGGGGAAAAGCAGCGAAAAGACCTGGCTGTTTTCAATTGCGAGGAATGTTGCGATTGATTTTTACCGGAAGCAAAAAGGCTGGAAGCAAAGGATATTGGAAAAGTTTGATTGGACAACACAGCAAGTTAAAGATGAATTGCCTTTACCACAGGAAATAGCCCTGCAAAGGGAGGAAATCCGATGGATGTACCAATCATTAGATCACTGCACAGTTGATCAAAGAGCAGTAATTATTTTAAGGTATCTTCAGGAGCTATCAATCGCGGAAACAGCTGAGACTCTGGGGTGGACAGAAAGCAAGGTAAAAACAACCCAGCACCGTGCGTTGAATGTACTTAGAAACAAAATGGAAGATTTAGTAGGAAAGGAGGGTGTGAAAAGTGAAAAAGTCAGAGTGGAGCGATAAGCAGCTCGAAGATTTACTAAGGCAGATGCCGAACATACATGATAATCGCAATCCGCATGACATTTATCAGAGCCTTTCCATAAAAAACAGAAAACGAAAACATAGAAGCTGGCTAATGCCAGGCTTGGCTGCGGCAGCAGCACTGCTGCTGATGTTTATTCTTTCACCAGGTTTATTAAACTTTGAGAATCATAAAGAAAATAAGGAACTGGCAGATACCTCATCGAAAAAAATGGCAGATTCAATTGAAAATAAATCGTCGGAAAATATAGTCCTAAAAAAGTCTGTAGGGAATCAGGATAAAGCCATGTTAGCTAGGGATACTTCCAAGCCTGCTAAATTGGACGAATCTGAAGGAACGACCGCCCTGTATGAAGAAGAGGCCGCAAAGGGAAAGGTTCTAACCTATTGGATTCCTGACGCCCAAGCCGTGGTATTAGTGCCAGTTTCTATCGTAGTAAAGCAGGATCAAAGTAAAAGCTGGCTGGATATGTATAATGAGCATATGGCGGAGCTTAAGGAAAGCCAGTGGGGGTTAAGTGACTATTATCCTTTAAATGCAAGCTTGAAGCTTGACGAAAACGGGAATGCAGTAATTGTTGATGTACCGGCAAATCATCAATATGGACAGGGCAGTACAAATGAAACTTCATTTGACGATATTATTCAGAATACTGTCAGATCGAATAGTAACATTAGGAATATAAGATATACAACTGAAAACAAACAAGGGATTGAATTTGGCAACCGTGGGTTAATATCGGATGAAGCCGTTCAGGATAGAAATGGTTCAGCTTATTTATTTCTTGTTCCTGATGGGAAAAATGTACCTTTTTTAGTCCCAACAGCTAATTCATATCCAGACATAAAAGCTGCATTTCTTGCCATGCAGCAGGACCTGCCAGGGTTAAAAGCATCGGTTTCTCCGGATCTCCATATAGAAACTTCATCTTTTGAAGATAAAACACTTTATATTTCCTTGGGTGCTGATTCCAAATTGGAGAATAATCCTGAGTCTTTGTATTCCTTTGAAGCAATTATGCTCACAGCGAAGGAATTTGGAGCAGCAAAGGTGAAGCTGGTAAATGCTCCGATACAAAATTTGGGTCCATTTGATTTGAATACTGAAATCAAAGTACCAGTTGGAGCAAATTACCGCCCATCACATTAAACCTGTTTAAATCGGAGAGGCAGATTATATCGGCCTCTTCTTTTAGAAAAAAATGCAATTCGACAATTGGTTCGAAATAAATTTTAAAAAAGATAAGAAGTTATTTGAATAAAATAAACAAAAACCTCCAAAATATAACAGTATCCTTTTAAGCTCTTTTAGCTGTATGTTCTATTCGGATTTAAGCATTCATATGGTGAGTAACAGAGGATAGTGTATAAGGAGGAAAAGAATGCGAGATTACATAGTACGTTTTTTAATCGCCGGAATTATGGCGCTTCTTGTCAGTTTATTATTTATCACAGGAAGTCACTCACAGGCTAGTATGCTGGAAGTGCAGGCTGACAATTTGCATTGGAGATGGCCGGCAGATGGAGTGATAACGGATAAATTTGGAACAAGGCAGGGAAAACATAAAGGAATTGATATAGCAGGAGAAGTAAATGAAGAAGTATTTTCAGTTGATGATGGTTTTGTAGAAAAATCTTATTTTTCGAGCTCATACGGGAATGTGGTTTTTATTAAACATGGGAATACCTATGTTACAGTATACGCCCATTTAAATAAGCGTTTAGTGGAAGAAGGTCAAAGGGTTAAACGCGGAGACCTAATTGGAAGAATGGGGAGCACAGGACAATCGACAGGAGTCCATCTTCATTTTGAGGTTCATCAAACAGAATGGACTTTTGATAAAAAATATGCAATGAACCCAGAAGAAGTGCTGGGTACAGCGCATCTAGGGGAAGTGGTCCAGGCAGGAACGGTTAATTCAGGGGCAAATGCCATGGAAGCCGTTTCCCGACTGGAAGAAAAGGATAAAGAAATGGAACAAGCTATGCCAGTTGTTGATCATAGCCAGGAAAAAACTCAATACGTTGTAGTTAACGGAGATACCTTGTGGTCCATCGCAGAAAAAAACAATTTGGCGGTCGAAGAGCTGAAAAATCTAAATGATTTACAAACAGACCTAATATTTCCATCACAGGTATTAGTACTCGGGTCGAAAAAATAACAAACATGAAATCCCCAGGCTGGAATAGTCTGAGGATTTTTGTATAGTTATTGCCCAGTTTAAATAAATGTCTTCTTCTTCACAAACTGATTACTTTCCAGTATAATAATTTAGTACAATAAAAAATATTAGGTCTATCTTCGGGGCTGGGTGAAATTCCCGACCGGCGGTAATGAGATTTTTTCTCTGAGCCCGCGAGCCTTTTGGGGCAGGATTTGGTGCGATTCCAAAGCCGACAGTAAAGTCTGGATGGGAGAAGATGGAGGTTCTGCGTGCGTTCAAAATCATTGTATTTGAACGTTTATTAAGCGTGCCTTTGTAAATTCTCCCTCAAGTGATATACTTGGGGGTTTTTATTTGCAAAGGAACCAGATGCTTTAGCTGAACCTTTCTTCTAAGTGGATGGATCACAAAAGGAGAGAGGAAAATGAAAAAAATGAACGTCAAGGCTTTTGTCTCTATTGGAATGCTGAGCAGTATAGCATATATTCTTATGTTGTTGAATTTCCCGCTGCCGCCATTTCCTAATTATCTAATGATTGATTTTAGTGACATTCCTGCCTTAATTGGGGCTCTTATATTTGGCCCTGTAGCTGGAATTCTAGTCGAACTTTTCAAGAATCTGCTCGATTATTTTATGACTGGCAGTGCAACAGGTGTGCCAGTAGGCCATATTGCTAATTTTGCTGCAGGAATTTTGTTTATACTGCCAACGTATTATTTGCATAAAAAATTAAAAACAAGAAAGGGCATGTCGCTTTCTCTTGTTATTGGAACTCTATTAATGGCAATTTCAATGAGTGTCCTAAACTATTTTATCATTTTACCTGCATACACCTTTTTCTTGCACGCTCCAGCGATGTCTGCCCATGAAGCAAGGAAGTTAGTGGTTGCGGCAATCCTTCCATTTAATTTAGTTAAAGGCCTGTTGATGTCGGCAATTTTTATGCTGCTGTTTGTAAAGATGCAAACATGGATAGAAAAACAAACCGCTATTAACGAAATTTAGGTCCATATTATAGAACAAAGCAGCAGGAAGCTTTCCTGCTGCTTTTTTGAAATCAGAACAAAAGGCGCAAGCGCCCTGGTCAGCCCCGACAGGCATAAGACGAATCACGCAGGAAATCTTGATTTCTGGAGTGATTTGGCTTATGACCCCGAGGGGATGGGCGCTGGAGCTAGATTAATAAAACTTGGTAGAAGGTATCCGCATCATTTAATTTTATAGGTTCCTAAACGAAAAAAAAACCCCCAGGGACTGGGGAGTAACTTAACTATATGATCATGAACAATTATTATTCGAATTTAGTTGCATTGCCGTCAAATGGCTCATCAGCAACCTTAATTGAATCAGTTGGGCATCCTTCGAATGCATCCATCATGTCATCAACTAAAACATCAGGAATTTCTACAATACCTTCGTTGTCGTCAAGTGTTACGAAAGCAATGCCTTCATCATCGTAATCATAAATGTCCGGTGCAGCTGCTCCACATGCACCACAAGCGATGCAAGTTTCTTTGTCAACAATAGTGTACTTTGCCATGAAAATAACCTCCCAATAAAATAAACGATATTTAACCTGTTTCCATTAATTAATGGAAACGTATTCCTCATTCCTATTGTAAAACTGAATGGTCAACTTTTCAATAGAAAATGTTATGAGAATGCTTATCACAATAGGATTCCTCTTGCACTTTTCAACATTTTTCAACAATTAAAAACATACTGCTGTACTGTTTCATGTTAAAATATAGGGAAGTATAGTTAACCTGAAATTATTTTTATAAAAAAATATTGTTCTGAAATAACATAAACCTGACACAGCCATTTTTTAAAAAAGGTGTTGGAGTCCATGGCTTTTATAGAAAAATTAATCCTTTATTGTATTCACCAGCTAAATGGTGAAAGAACAATCTATTCAATCTATCACCTATTAAAAGGAAAGAAATCTTCTCAAACGATACAAGATGCACACTTATTCTCTCTGGCTAAATATTTCGGTGTTTTTGGACATTTATCCAGAACGTTCCTGGAGGAATTCGTTGAGGCTGCTCTTCAAAGGAACTGGATTAAATCATGCTCAGGAGATAAGCAGCATTATATTCTTACTGATCAAGGGAAAACAGTTCTTGAAAATCAGCTTCAGATAAATCCTCTTCCGTTATATGTGGATGGATGGAGAAAAATCCAAAAAACTCAATTGGTTTGGGAAAGGCTGTCCTTACTCGTTCAGGTTGTATCTAACCTTGTTTTTAAGGAAAACAGGTATATTCCCATCCAGAAAAATAAAGATGCCCACCGTTGGCTGAAGGGTTTTCTGCAACAGTTCAGCAAGAAAAGGGAGGAGCTTGGCAAGATATTATTTGAAGAACTTACATTTTGTCTCGGACTGACAGGAGACCTTGCCCCCGCAGTTTTGATTTATAGATTGACTGGGAACAAATGTATTGGATTGACTTCCCAGCAGGCCGCAGAGGAATTGAAGATGGAAATCTCCGAATATGAAATCCAGTTTTTAAACTGTCTTCATTACCTGATTGAGAAAATTGAGGGAAATCATGATCAATATTTACTGCTTTCAAATTTGCTTTTCCAAACTGAACAAGAATATACACTTACCCAGTCAGCCCAAAGAACATTTGAAATGATTCAGAAGGGGTACTCTCTTGAGAGGATTGCTGGCTGGAGGAAATTAAAGAAGAGTACGATAGAGGATCACGTTGTAGAAATTGCCTTAAATGCTGTTAACTTTTCAATAGATCCCTATGTGGAAAAAGATTTACAAGAGGAAATACTACAATGTGCCAAAGATATTTCATCCCGCCAATTAAAAACGATACGGGAGAAAGTTGAAAAAGCAAATTACTTTGAAATTAGGCTCGTCCTTGCAAAGCTTGGTGACAGAAAATGAACTTAGAAAAATTGTTATATAAATATTTTGGATACCAAGATTTCAAACCAGGCCAAAAAGAAGTAATTACTTCGGTATTGGATGGTAAACACACACTGGCAATGCTTCCTACTGGTACAGGGAAATCTCTATGCTATCAGCTTCCAGGCTATGTATTGGATGGTACGGTAGTGATCATCTCGCCTTTATTATCCTTGATGCAGGACCAAGTAGAGCAGCTCATGAAATTAGGCGAGAAACGCGTAGCAGCCATTAATTCCTTTTTAACTCAAACGGAAAAACAAGTGGTAATGAATAACTTGGCCAAATATAAGTATATCTTTATGTCTCCAGAAATGGGCAATTCCGATACCATGATAAAAAAGCTGAAAGAGATTTCGATTTCTCTATTTGTTATAGATGAAGCGCATTGTATCTCACAATGGGGCTATGATTTTAGGCCGGATTATTTAAAACTTGGTGACCTTCGTAAAAAACTAGGAAATCCTGTCACCCTTGCCTTGACAGCTACGGCCACCATGCAAGTCCGTGAAGATATTATAGAAAATTTGGGATTAAAAGATATCACCAGGATTGAATCGACTGTCGACAGACCCAATATTGCATTTCTCTTAGAAAAATGTAACGACTATTCAGAGAAGTATAATCGATTAATTGAATTGGCAAAACAGCTGGAACCCCCCGGCATCATTTACTTTTCAAGTAAAAAAGCAGCCGAACAAACAGCACTTCTGCTCAAGGAACGCGGAATAGGAAGAGTCATGGCTTATCATGGCGGCATGGAGCAGGAACAGAGAATTTTGGTACAGCAGCAATTTATTAATGGACAACTGGATATTATTTGTGCCACTAGTGCTTTTGGAATGGGTGTGAATAAGGAGGATATCCGATTTATCATTCATTTTCATATGCCCTTGCAGCTTGAATCCTATCTTCAAGAAGTCGGCAGGGCTGGGAGGGATGGAAATCCAAGTGTGGCTATCCTCCTTTTTGCGCCTGGTGATGAACAGCTTCCCTTCCAGCTGGCAGAGAGTGAACTTCCTTCTGAAGCTCAAATAGACTGGATCTTTTCTTGGATGAAGGGAAATGAAGGAATAGTCAATGAGATCCCAAATGATTTGAAAAATATTGGCGGTTTTTCCGATGTGCAATGGAGACTAATTGAAGATTTTCTCTCCATTTCGAAAACACAACCCGAACGTGACAACCAGGAAATATTAAAAGCCTTTGTCAGAGAACGGTTAGATGTGAAAAAAGCTAATATTAATGAAGTGAGAAAATGGATTGCTTCTTCCGAATGCAGAAGGGACTATATCTTAAGCTACTTTGATGAGCAGGCACGACGGAATTCGATGCCGTGCTGTGATATTTGCGGAATAACCTTAACCACATATGAAGCTAGGGGAGTTCAAAAAGCAATTGGAATCATTCGGAATGATTGGCGAAGCTATTTAGAGAAAATCTTAATAGATAAGTGAGCTGGAAAATGAAAAATAGGTACAATGAACTGATTAAAGAGCTAACTGATCGAGAATTGCTTTTTCATCTTTATGCTACTCAAATTTTACTATTAACTATATCGTTCATTTTAGGTATTATATTGTATGATCATTTTTCTTTTATAAATAATATCAAATGGCAAGATCCTTCAGTGATATGGGCTGGGGCTGGCAGTGGTGTCGCAGTTGTTATGGTTGATATTATTTTGATGAAATTGCTTCCCCCGCCTATTACGATGATGGCGGGCTGAATGAAAAGCTTTTTAGGAAAAGAAGTTTTCTGCATATTGCTTTTCTGACTGCCCTTGTAGCATTTAGTGAAGAACTTCTTTTTCGCGGGGTGATTCAAACAAAAACAGGTCTTATAATGGCCAGCCTGATTTTTGCTATTATACACTACCGATATTTATTCAATTGGTTTTTATTTATTAATATTGTGTCGCTTAGCTTCTTTATTGGATTTATATATGATTGGACTGGCAATTTGGCAGTCACGATTATCATGCACTTTATTATTGATTTTCTTCTGGGTGTTTATATTAAAGTTAAGCCCCACAAGAAAAAAGAACAGGAAGGGTTGCAAAATGAGTAAAGAAGATCCTTATCGTGACCAGGCAGAACGGCTAAGGCAAAGAATAGAAAAAATTAATGATCCCAGTTCAAAGAAGGAAAAATTGCCTCCGAGAAGCGACTTACATCGTAATAAAAAGAAAAAAACAAAGTGGAAGCTGAAATA encodes:
- a CDS encoding response regulator transcription factor, with product MDKNVKILVVDDEERIRRLLKMYLEREEYTIDEAEDGNEALVKALANDYDVILLDLMMPGKDGIEVCRELREKKATPVIMLTAKGEEINRVQGFEVGTDDYIVKPFSPREVVLRVKALLRRSSQTSYLQTDTTTKDVIVFPHLTIDNDAHRVTADGKEVSLTPKEYELLYFLAKSPDKVFDREALLKEVWHYEFFGDLRTVDTHVKRLREKLNKVSEEAARMIVTVWGVGYKFEVVNE
- a CDS encoding negative regulator of sigma-X activity encodes the protein MKKSEWSDKQLEDLLRQMPNIHDNRNPHDIYQSLSIKNRKRKHRSWLMPGLAAAAALLLMFILSPGLLNFENHKENKELADTSSKKMADSIENKSSENIVLKKSVGNQDKAMLARDTSKPAKLDESEGTTALYEEEAAKGKVLTYWIPDAQAVVLVPVSIVVKQDQSKSWLDMYNEHMAELKESQWGLSDYYPLNASLKLDENGNAVIVDVPANHQYGQGSTNETSFDDIIQNTVRSNSNIRNIRYTTENKQGIEFGNRGLISDEAVQDRNGSAYLFLVPDGKNVPFLVPTANSYPDIKAAFLAMQQDLPGLKASVSPDLHIETSSFEDKTLYISLGADSKLENNPESLYSFEAIMLTAKEFGAAKVKLVNAPIQNLGPFDLNTEIKVPVGANYRPSH
- the sigX gene encoding RNA polymerase sigma factor SigX: MDSVFDELYQKYHHDVFQFLFYMVRNKEQAEDLVQEVYIRVLKSYGKFEGKSSEKTWLFSIARNVAIDFYRKQKGWKQRILEKFDWTTQQVKDELPLPQEIALQREEIRWMYQSLDHCTVDQRAVIILRYLQELSIAETAETLGWTESKVKTTQHRALNVLRNKMEDLVGKEGVKSEKVRVER
- a CDS encoding peptidoglycan DD-metalloendopeptidase family protein, which encodes MRDYIVRFLIAGIMALLVSLLFITGSHSQASMLEVQADNLHWRWPADGVITDKFGTRQGKHKGIDIAGEVNEEVFSVDDGFVEKSYFSSSYGNVVFIKHGNTYVTVYAHLNKRLVEEGQRVKRGDLIGRMGSTGQSTGVHLHFEVHQTEWTFDKKYAMNPEEVLGTAHLGEVVQAGTVNSGANAMEAVSRLEEKDKEMEQAMPVVDHSQEKTQYVVVNGDTLWSIAEKNNLAVEELKNLNDLQTDLIFPSQVLVLGSKK
- a CDS encoding ECF transporter S component is translated as MKKMNVKAFVSIGMLSSIAYILMLLNFPLPPFPNYLMIDFSDIPALIGALIFGPVAGILVELFKNLLDYFMTGSATGVPVGHIANFAAGILFILPTYYLHKKLKTRKGMSLSLVIGTLLMAISMSVLNYFIILPAYTFFLHAPAMSAHEARKLVVAAILPFNLVKGLLMSAIFMLLFVKMQTWIEKQTAINEI
- a CDS encoding ferredoxin, whose product is MAKYTIVDKETCIACGACGAAAPDIYDYDDEGIAFVTLDDNEGIVEIPDVLVDDMMDAFEGCPTDSIKVADEPFDGNATKFE
- a CDS encoding ATP-dependent DNA helicase RecQ, with product MNLEKLLYKYFGYQDFKPGQKEVITSVLDGKHTLAMLPTGTGKSLCYQLPGYVLDGTVVIISPLLSLMQDQVEQLMKLGEKRVAAINSFLTQTEKQVVMNNLAKYKYIFMSPEMGNSDTMIKKLKEISISLFVIDEAHCISQWGYDFRPDYLKLGDLRKKLGNPVTLALTATATMQVREDIIENLGLKDITRIESTVDRPNIAFLLEKCNDYSEKYNRLIELAKQLEPPGIIYFSSKKAAEQTALLLKERGIGRVMAYHGGMEQEQRILVQQQFINGQLDIICATSAFGMGVNKEDIRFIIHFHMPLQLESYLQEVGRAGRDGNPSVAILLFAPGDEQLPFQLAESELPSEAQIDWIFSWMKGNEGIVNEIPNDLKNIGGFSDVQWRLIEDFLSISKTQPERDNQEILKAFVRERLDVKKANINEVRKWIASSECRRDYILSYFDEQARRNSMPCCDICGITLTTYEARGVQKAIGIIRNDWRSYLEKILIDK
- a CDS encoding helix-turn-helix domain-containing protein, which encodes MAFIEKLILYCIHQLNGERTIYSIYHLLKGKKSSQTIQDAHLFSLAKYFGVFGHLSRTFLEEFVEAALQRNWIKSCSGDKQHYILTDQGKTVLENQLQINPLPLYVDGWRKIQKTQLVWERLSLLVQVVSNLVFKENRYIPIQKNKDAHRWLKGFLQQFSKKREELGKILFEELTFCLGLTGDLAPAVLIYRLTGNKCIGLTSQQAAEELKMEISEYEIQFLNCLHYLIEKIEGNHDQYLLLSNLLFQTEQEYTLTQSAQRTFEMIQKGYSLERIAGWRKLKKSTIEDHVVEIALNAVNFSIDPYVEKDLQEEILQCAKDISSRQLKTIREKVEKANYFEIRLVLAKLGDRK